A window of Oligoflexia bacterium genomic DNA:
GGTTGGTGGACTCTCGACGGAAAAGTCGTTGGCCTAAATGAATGGCGCGATGAAAACTCAAAACTACCGGTGAGTGATTATTCAAAAGCTGTTGGGGGTTTGACGGCCGTTGATCCTTATACACTTGTGATTAAGCTTAAGAAAAAATATCCGCAACTCAACTATGTTTTAGCCATGATTTACACAGCTCCTGTTCCTCAAGAAGCTATTGTAAAATATGGTCTTGATTTTGCCATGCACCCAGTTGGTACGGGCCCCTTTGTGTTAAAAGAATTTGTTCGTAGTTCAAATTTAACTTATGAGAAAAATCCGAATTTTAGAGAAGAATATTTTCCTCAATCTGAAGGTCAAAAAGAAATCGACGGTGTAGACGTAAGTGATTTTGATTACGGAAAACGCTTGCCGCTCATCGATAAAATGGTAATTCACATTATTTTAGAAAAACAACCCATTTGGTTAAAACTTGTTTCAGGTCAACTTGATTGGGCCCGTGTTTTTAAAGATAATTTTAAAGATGCACTTACAGCAGATAATAAATTAGCACCTGAACTTTATAAAAAAGGAATCAGATTACAACGTATCGAAACATCTACATTTTGGTGGATCTCTTTCAATATGACTGACCCTGTTATCGGTGGAGAAAAAAATAAACTTATAAGAAAGGCCATGAGTCTTGCTTATGATGTGAAAAAAGATATCGAACTTTTTATTGGTGGCCAAGCATCACCTGCCAATCAAATGTTGGCGCCTGTGCTACAGGGTTACAACGCCAAGCTTTCACCAAAAGAATATAATATCGAAAAAGCAAAAGAGCTTTTAGTAAAAGCGGGTTACCCAGGCGCCAAAGGTATACCGACGATGGCGATTGATACTGAAGGTTCAAGTGAGCAACGTCAAATCGGTGAATTTTTTAAAGCCCAAATGGCCCTTATCGGTATCAATATTGAAATCAAAACTCACAGCAGACCTGAACTTTTTGACGTAAGAAAAAAGGGAAAGAGTCAAATCCATCGTTCAGGTTGGGGCATGGATTACCCTGATGCTGAAAACTATATTCAACTTTTGTATGGTCCAAATAAATCACCGGGGCCGAATGATTCAAATTTTCAAAATCCAGAATTTGATAAACTCTATGAGCAAATGTCAGGCATGGAACCATCTCCTGCACGACAAAAAATTATTGATCGCATGACAGAAATTTGGCTTGAAGAATCACCCTGGATACCCGTGCGTTATGATATGTACAATCTTGTGTATCCGGCATGGGTAAAAAACTATCTCTACGTGGATATCAACTACACCTATAACCGCTATTACCGCATTGATTTAGAGAAGAAAAAAGAACTGCTGAAGAATTTCTAAGTGATGGCGTTGAAATTCTAGGCCAAAGTGCTGTCTATATATTTTAACGCCACGACGATAAGTCGTTATGACTTGGCGTGAACTTGATTACATTTTTCCATTTGTTGTATTTAGCTACGGATTGATCGTCACTTTGGTGTTGCTCAATCCGAAGCTTGTAAAAATAGCCGAACAAAAATTGCCAAGTGAAATGTGGGCACAGTTCCAAGCCAAACGCACCTTGGCATTACTCTGCCTTGTCATAGGTGCTGTGTGGTCGCTTCAAAACATTTGGCTCGCATAAAGCCCGCAAAACCGCGCTGATTCAGTAAATCCGCCTTGACGATCACAACCCAGACAATTAAGTTCTTCACATGTCAGAACAACTCACACTTGATGAAATGCTCAATCTCAAAACCCAAGGGAATGAGCCTGCGCCCGCGCCAAAGAAAAAAACAATCACCAAAACACCAGCTGATGATAACATCTCTGCGCGTATCAGAGCCTTGGCTGAAGAAAAAAATAAAAATGAGTTGGTTTCAACAAAAAATACAATACCAGTATTGCCCGAAAAAAACACACTACCAGTATTGCCAGAAGCAGTAGCTGTTAAATCAGAACCTGAAGTCATTACAGTTTCTCAACTCAATAAATCTATTAAAGGAATTCTTGAAAAATCTTTTCCATTTATTTGGGTCAAAGGCGAAATAAGTAATCTCAAAATTCCATCTTCAGGGCATCTTTATTTCACACTCAAAGATGCTGGTGGGCAAGTACGCTCTGTCATGTTTAAAGGTTTTGCCCAAGCAATGAAATTTCGTCCAGAAGATGGAATGGAAGTACTCGTTCGTTGTCGAGTTACTGTTTACGAGCCACGTGGTGATTACCAACTTTTCTGTGAAGTTATGGAACCCGTTGGTTTTGGTGCACTTCAAGTTGCTTTTGAAAAACTTAAAGCTCAGTTGCAAAAAGAGGGGCTCTTTGACGTCGCCAGAAAAAAACAAATTCCCCCATTCCCAGCAAGAATTGCCATTATCACGTCTCCTACGGGAGCCGTCATTCGTGACATGCTCAATGTATTAGGCCGGCGTTTTGGTAAAGGGCTTGATATCACAATTCTTCCGTGTAGCGTTCAGGGTGATAAAGCGCCTGGTGAAATTGCAACGGCAATTAAACTTGTAGATAAAATGGGGCTAGATCGTTTTGACGTTCTTATTATTGGTCGCGGTGGGGGCTCACTTGAAGATCTTTGGGCTTTTAACACAGAAGAAGTTGCTCGCGCAGTGAGTGGGTGTCGTATTCCTACAATTTCAGCTGTGGGGCATGAGGTTGATTTTACGATTTGTGATTTTGTGGCTGATCTGCGCGCTCCGACTCCCTCTGCAGCTGCAGAGTTGGTTGTTAAAAACAAAGCAGATCTTCAAGAGCGTCTTCGACTATTAGCAAGTCAACTCACTCAGCAAATGATGAAAAAACTCCAACTCGTTAAGGCTCACGCGCAACAAACGGCGAAAAGATTAATTGATCCAAAACGAAGGCTTCAAGATCTCATGTTGAGATCTGATGAGTGGACCGAGCGCCTCTTGCAATCCATGCAGAGATTCATTCAGGATTCAGAACTTCAAGTGAAATTTTTGCTCGAACGTATGGGCACACCTGAAAAGCATTTAGAGTTGGCTGTTCAAAAACTAGTCTATGCTGACGAAAAACTAAGATTAGGTATGAATAAGTGTGTCGATAAGAAAAGAAGCGAATTTTCTTCTCTGGCTGCACTTTTTGACGGTCTAAGCCCCTTAAAGGTCTTAGGGCGCGGATATTCCATAGTTAAAAAGCAGGATCAAATCATCAAAAGTGCGGCTCAGGTCAACACGGGAGACCTGGTTCAGATAAGTCTTTCCGAGGGTGAACTCTCAGCAATAATCAAGTAAGGGTATTTTGACTTTTCAAACCCTTTCTGGCACTATCGGCCTTCAATTTTGTCTAATGATACTCACTGCTAGGAGGTCTTATGGACTTTGAGAAAAACCTAAAAAGGCTTGAAGAAATCGTGCATAAGCTCGAAGACGGCCAACTTCCTCTTGAAGAGTCCCTAAAGCTTTTTGAAGAGGGTGTTAAAATCTCAAGAACATGTAATCAAAAACTTACCGAAGCAGACAAGCGTGTGAAACTTCTTTTGAGCGTTAATGCTGACGGCTCTGAAAACACAAAAGATTTTATTAATGGTAATGACTGAAGTTCGTTTCGACGATCTCAAAAAAACCGTCGATCAATATATTCTCAATTACGGCCAAAAACTCTCGTTGAATGTGCCTGAGCGCGGAGCCACAGAGCTTGTGCGTTCCATGCAGTATTCAATGGAGTCTGGGGGGCATCGCATTCGCCCCATGCTTTCACTTCTCACAGCACAAGCTTTGGGAAAATCCTTTCAAGATGTTTTGCCCTTTGGATGCGCTGTTGAATTTGTGCATGGTTACTCACTTGTTCACGATGATCTACCTTGTATGGACGACGATGATTTTAGACGAGGCAAACCCTCAAATCATAAAGTATTCGGAGAAGCATTGGCTGTTTTAGCAGGCGATGCACTTCTCTCTGAAGCTTTTTTACTCGTGGCAGAGGCGTATGGAGATAATCCGGGGCTTGCATTAGCGCTCTCTAAAGATTTAGCCCAAGCTTCAAGTGCGCGGGGTTTAGTGGGTGGTCAGGCAACAGATCTTGTACTTAGAAATAAAACAATTGATCTTACTGAGCTTGAGCAACTTCATTTGAGAAAAACAGGCGCCCTTTTTCGAACAAGTGTGATGGGTGCTGCTACAATTTGTGGTGCTACATCTGCTCAAAAAGAAAGCCTTGAGATTTATGCGGCGAATTTAGGACTCACATTTCAAATTGCAGATGATATTTCAGATAAAACAGATAACGACGAACTTAGTTTTGTAAAAGCTGTTGGTCTCGATGGTGCACGCAAGCGCTGTGAAAAATTAGTAGCGCAGGCTCACGAAGCTTTGGCTTTATTTGGTTCGAATGCTGAGGGTTTAAAAAGTCTTGTCACATACGTGTATAAAAGAACGGAAATTCAATGAAGCTTTTAGAAACAATCAACAGCCCTGAAGATTTAAAACAACTCACTCAAGCGCAGTTGAGCGTTTACTCAGATGAGCTTCGCGAGTTTTTAATTCAGACGATGTCTAAAATCGGTGGTCATGTTGCTGCTAACTTAGGTGTGGTAGAACTCACAACAGCACTTCATTACGTATTTGATACACCTCATGATAAAATTGTTTGGGACGTCGGCCATCAATGTTACGCCCATAAAATTATCACAGGAAGACGCGATAAATTTCATACCATCAGACAAGATGGTGGTCTCTCGGGTTTTACAAAAATTTCAGAAAGCCCCTATGATGTTTTTGGTGCCGGTCATTCTTCAACATCTGTTAGTGCAGGTCTTGGAGTCGCAGAAGGTGAATGGCAAAATGGTACCGACAATCAGGTTGTATCAATTATTGGTGATGGTGCGCTTACGGCTGGTATTGCATACGAAGCGCTTAATCATGCGGGTCATCTCAGACGCCCCAATTACATCGTGATTTTTAATGATAATGAAATGAGCATATCTGAAAATGTCGGAGCTCTTGCGCAATTTTTTGGTAAACGAGTAAACAGTTCTCTTTATAATAATATGCGCGCAGAAATCAAAACAGCACTCAAGTCAGTATCAACGCGTGAGATGAATGTTTTTGAAAAAGTAAAACTTCTAAGTCATGTGGTGAAAGATCTTTTTTCAACGTCAAGTTTTTTTGAAGCTTTAGGTTTTAGATATGTGGGGCCAATAGATGGTCATAATGTTCCAGAACTTATCAGCACACTTAATAGTGTAAAAGAACTCAGTCGCGGTTCCATGGATAACGCTCGGGCAAACTTTGGTGTTCTTGGTTTTGAAGTAGATCCCCCTATTTTAGTTCACGTAAAAACAAAAAAGGGTCTCGGATTAAAAACCGCAGAACAACGCCCTGGTGATTTTCACGGTGTTACGGGTTTTTGTATGAATACCGGTGAGCCTACAAAAAAGCCCGCACAAGCACCAACATACACAAGTATTTTTTCTCAAACACTTTGTCGTTTGGCAGAGTCTGATTCAAAGATCGTAGCAGTTACGGCTGCTATGGCAGACGGCACTGGGCTGGGTAAATTTCAAAAACAATATCCTGAAAGATTTTACGACGTCGGTATTGCCGAACAACATGCTGTAACTTTCTCAGGCGCTATGAGTTTATCAGGGCTCAGACCAGCGGTAGCGATTTATTCTACATTTTTGCAGCGCGCTTATGATCAAGTTATTCACGACGTGGCTATTCAAAATATTCCACTGGCTTTGTTTTTAGATCGCGGTGGTCTTGTGGGTGCAGATGGTCCAACTCATCACGGCGTTTTTGATATGAGTTTTTTACGATGCATTCCTGGTGCGCATATTATGGCGCCAAAAGATGAAAACGAACTTCAACACATGGTTTACACCGCACTTTATTGTGAGAAACTTGCATCAGTGAGATTTCCTCGCGGTGAAGGTTATGGCGTAGCCCTTGATTCAAAACTGCAAATGCTGCCGTTGGGAAAATGTGAAAAACTCATCAATCACATCAAGCCTGAGGTTATTATTTGGGCTGCAGGTTCATGTGTGTACCCAGCTCTTGAGGCGGGTAAAGAACTTCAGGCTATGGGTGTGGCATGTGAAGTTGTGAATGCGCGTTTTATCAAACCACTGGATATCGAAGTATTATTAAAAGATGCAAGCCGTGCACAATTAATAGTCTCAGTAGAAGAAAATGCAGTTATCGGCGGGCTTGGCAGCGCTATTTTAGAAGGGCTTGCAACGCATCAAGTAATGATTCCAGTTTTAAATTTAGGTTTACCCGATGAATTTATTGAACATGGAAGTCTAGGGCGGTTGCGCACTTACTGTCATATCGATCAAAAATCTATCGTCAATGATACGCTTAAGCGTTTAGAGAAAATTTCAAATCGCAAAGTGAAACAACCTATTCTTGAAAAAGAAACCCACGAAGCTCCTGCCGT
This region includes:
- the xseA gene encoding exodeoxyribonuclease VII large subunit, yielding MSEQLTLDEMLNLKTQGNEPAPAPKKKTITKTPADDNISARIRALAEEKNKNELVSTKNTIPVLPEKNTLPVLPEAVAVKSEPEVITVSQLNKSIKGILEKSFPFIWVKGEISNLKIPSSGHLYFTLKDAGGQVRSVMFKGFAQAMKFRPEDGMEVLVRCRVTVYEPRGDYQLFCEVMEPVGFGALQVAFEKLKAQLQKEGLFDVARKKQIPPFPARIAIITSPTGAVIRDMLNVLGRRFGKGLDITILPCSVQGDKAPGEIATAIKLVDKMGLDRFDVLIIGRGGGSLEDLWAFNTEEVARAVSGCRIPTISAVGHEVDFTICDFVADLRAPTPSAAAELVVKNKADLQERLRLLASQLTQQMMKKLQLVKAHAQQTAKRLIDPKRRLQDLMLRSDEWTERLLQSMQRFIQDSELQVKFLLERMGTPEKHLELAVQKLVYADEKLRLGMNKCVDKKRSEFSSLAALFDGLSPLKVLGRGYSIVKKQDQIIKSAAQVNTGDLVQISLSEGELSAIIK
- the dxs gene encoding 1-deoxy-D-xylulose-5-phosphate synthase, with amino-acid sequence MKLLETINSPEDLKQLTQAQLSVYSDELREFLIQTMSKIGGHVAANLGVVELTTALHYVFDTPHDKIVWDVGHQCYAHKIITGRRDKFHTIRQDGGLSGFTKISESPYDVFGAGHSSTSVSAGLGVAEGEWQNGTDNQVVSIIGDGALTAGIAYEALNHAGHLRRPNYIVIFNDNEMSISENVGALAQFFGKRVNSSLYNNMRAEIKTALKSVSTREMNVFEKVKLLSHVVKDLFSTSSFFEALGFRYVGPIDGHNVPELISTLNSVKELSRGSMDNARANFGVLGFEVDPPILVHVKTKKGLGLKTAEQRPGDFHGVTGFCMNTGEPTKKPAQAPTYTSIFSQTLCRLAESDSKIVAVTAAMADGTGLGKFQKQYPERFYDVGIAEQHAVTFSGAMSLSGLRPAVAIYSTFLQRAYDQVIHDVAIQNIPLALFLDRGGLVGADGPTHHGVFDMSFLRCIPGAHIMAPKDENELQHMVYTALYCEKLASVRFPRGEGYGVALDSKLQMLPLGKCEKLINHIKPEVIIWAAGSCVYPALEAGKELQAMGVACEVVNARFIKPLDIEVLLKDASRAQLIVSVEENAVIGGLGSAILEGLATHQVMIPVLNLGLPDEFIEHGSLGRLRTYCHIDQKSIVNDTLKRLEKISNRKVKQPILEKETHEAPAVTH
- a CDS encoding ABC transporter substrate-binding protein → MNKKMKLGMSFLALFLLICAFGLGCKKKPIDGAYHHVLWENPKSLDPAQCSEANVGEALGPVYEPLFQYHYLKRPYQLIPLLAESMPVYSKDGLTVTIKIKKGVRYQDDAAFAGGKGREITVNDFIFAFKRLADTKVLSDGWWTLDGKVVGLNEWRDENSKLPVSDYSKAVGGLTAVDPYTLVIKLKKKYPQLNYVLAMIYTAPVPQEAIVKYGLDFAMHPVGTGPFVLKEFVRSSNLTYEKNPNFREEYFPQSEGQKEIDGVDVSDFDYGKRLPLIDKMVIHIILEKQPIWLKLVSGQLDWARVFKDNFKDALTADNKLAPELYKKGIRLQRIETSTFWWISFNMTDPVIGGEKNKLIRKAMSLAYDVKKDIELFIGGQASPANQMLAPVLQGYNAKLSPKEYNIEKAKELLVKAGYPGAKGIPTMAIDTEGSSEQRQIGEFFKAQMALIGINIEIKTHSRPELFDVRKKGKSQIHRSGWGMDYPDAENYIQLLYGPNKSPGPNDSNFQNPEFDKLYEQMSGMEPSPARQKIIDRMTEIWLEESPWIPVRYDMYNLVYPAWVKNYLYVDINYTYNRYYRIDLEKKKELLKNF
- the xseB gene encoding exodeoxyribonuclease VII small subunit; its protein translation is MDFEKNLKRLEEIVHKLEDGQLPLEESLKLFEEGVKISRTCNQKLTEADKRVKLLLSVNADGSENTKDFINGND
- a CDS encoding polyprenyl synthetase family protein, yielding MTEVRFDDLKKTVDQYILNYGQKLSLNVPERGATELVRSMQYSMESGGHRIRPMLSLLTAQALGKSFQDVLPFGCAVEFVHGYSLVHDDLPCMDDDDFRRGKPSNHKVFGEALAVLAGDALLSEAFLLVAEAYGDNPGLALALSKDLAQASSARGLVGGQATDLVLRNKTIDLTELEQLHLRKTGALFRTSVMGAATICGATSAQKESLEIYAANLGLTFQIADDISDKTDNDELSFVKAVGLDGARKRCEKLVAQAHEALALFGSNAEGLKSLVTYVYKRTEIQ